From the genome of Motacilla alba alba isolate MOTALB_02 chromosome 13, Motacilla_alba_V1.0_pri, whole genome shotgun sequence, one region includes:
- the UNC5A gene encoding netrin receptor UNC5A isoform X1, with protein MDGGVGEGCRTAGGRDSGEAQGHWHMAVPVWLMSQPGHVEVAEPHLPTGAQQSATVANPASGASSDLLPHFQLEPEDVYIVKNKAVSLACRATPATQIYFKCNGEWVHQGDHVTQHSTDRSTGLPVMEVRIEVTRQQVEKIFGLEEYWCQCVAWSSSGTTKSQKAFVRIAYLRKNFEQEPTAREVSIEQGIVLPCRPPEGIPPAEVEWLRNEELVDPELDANVYVTPEHSLVLRQARLADTANYTCVAKNIVARRRSASAAITVYVNGGWSTWTQWSGCSTSCGRGWQKRSRTCTNPTPLNGGAFCEGQNVQKTACTTLCPVDGAWSEWSKWSECGAECTHWRSRECSEPAPRNGGRDCHGPELDTRNCTSELCTHAAPGAEDVALYVGLVAVAVCLVLLLLVGVLVYCRKKGGLDADVADSSILTAGFQPVSIKPSKADNPSLLTIQPDLSTTTMTYQGSLCPRQDGPAKLQLPNGHLLSPLGAGRHTLHHSSPAAEGADFVARLSTQSYFRSLPRGTNNMAYGTFNFLGGRLMIPNTGISLLIPPDAIPRGKIYEVYLTLHKQEEVRLPLAGCQTLLSPIVSCGPPGVLLTRPAILAMGHCVEASAENWSIRLKKQSCEGTWEDVLQLGAEPCTELYYCQLEAQACYVFTEQLGRFALVGESLSMAASKRLKLVLFAPAACPSLEYNIRVYCLSDTQDVLKEVIQLEKQLGGQLIGAPRVLHFKDSYHNLRLSIHDMPSSLWKSKLLASYQEIPFYHIWSGLQPFLHCTFTLERLSTSTCELACKIWVWQVEGDGQSFTVNFNIAKDTRFSDWLVPDEVGTPALVGPSAFKIPFLIRQKIISSLDPPGTRGADWRTLAQKLNLDSHLSFFASKASPTAMILNLWEARHFPNGNLSQLAAAVAEVGKQDSALFSEAEC; from the exons GCTGATGTCCCAGCCAGGGCACGTGGAGGTGGCCGAGCCCCATCTCCCCACAGGTGCTCAGCAAAGCGCGACCGTGGCCAACCCGGCATCTGGCGCATCCTCGGACCTGCTGCCGCACTTCCAGCTGGAACCAGAGGATGTCTACATTGTGAAGAACAAGGCAGTGAGCCTGGCCTGccgtgccacccctgccacgcAGATCTACTTCAAGTGCAATGGCGAGTGGGTGCACCAAGGTGACCACGTTACGCAGCACAGCACCGACCGCAGCACCG ggctgccagTGATGGAAGTGCGCATCGAGGTCACCCGTCAGCAAGTGGAGAAGATCTTTGGGCTGGAGGAGTACTGGTGCCAGTGCGTGGCCTGGAGCTCCTCCGGCACCACCAAGAGCCAGAAGGCCTTCGTGCGTATCGCCT ATCTGCGCAAGAACTTCGAGCAGGAGCCAACAGCCAGGGAGGTCTCCATTGAGCAGGGCATCGTGCTGCCATGCCGCCCTCCCGAGGGCATCCCCCCCGCCGAG GTGGAGTGGCTGCGCAACGAGGAGCTGGTGGACCCGGAACTGGATGCCAACGTCTACGTGACGCCAGagcacagcctggtgctgcGTCAGGCCCGCCTGGCCGACACTGCCAACTACACCTGCGTGGCTAAAAACATCGTGGCCCGGCGCCGCAGCGCCTCTGCTGCCATCACTGTCTACG TGAACGGCGGCTGGTCGACGTGGACGCAGTGGtcaggctgcagcaccagctgtggACGGGGCTGGCAGAAGCGGAGCAGGACGTGCACCAACCCCACACCCCTCAATGGGGGTGCTTTCTGTGAGGGCCAAAACGTGCAGAAAACCGCCTGCACCACCCTCTGCCCAG tggaCGGAGCCTGGTCGGAGTGGAGCAAATGGTCGGAGTGCGGGGCCGAATGCACCCACTGGCGCAGCCGCGAGTGCTCGGAGCCGGCACCACGCAACGGAGGCCGGGATTGTCACGGCCCCGAGCTGGACACCCGCAACTGCACCTCTGAGCTCTGCACCCACG CTGCCCCCGGCGCGGAGGACGTAGCACTGTACGTGGGGCTGGTGGCCGTGGCCgtgtgcctggtgctgctgctgctggtgggggtGCTGGTGTACTGCCGCAAGAAGGGGGGCCTGGACGCTGATGTGGCTGATTCCTCCATCCTCACCGCCGGCTTCCAGCCCGTCAGCATCAAACCCAGCAAGGCTG acaacCCCAGCCTGCTCACCATCCAGCCAGACCTCAGCACCACCACCATGACCTACCAGGGCTCGCTCTGCCCACGCCAGGACGGCCCTGCCAAGCTCCAGCTGCCCAACGGGCACCTGCTGAGCCCGCTGGGTGCTGGACGGCACACGCTGCACCACAGCTCGCCCGCCGCCGAGGGTGCTGACTTCGTGGCCCGGCTCTCCACACAGAGCTACTTCCGCTCCCTGCCCCGCGGCACCAACAACATGGCCTACGGCACCTTCAACTTCCTGGGGGGGCGGCTCATGATCCCCAACACAG GGATCAGCCTGCTCATCCCACCTGATGCCATCCCACGGGGGAAGATCTATGAGGTCTACCTGACCCTGCACAAGCAGGAGGAGGTGAG gctgcccctGGCTGGCTGCCAGACGCTGCTGAGCCCCATCGTCAGCTGTGGCCCCCCCGGGGTCCTCCTCACCCGCCCCGCCATCCTGGCCATGGGGCACTGCGTGGAAGCCAGCGCTGAGAACTGGAGCATCCGGCTGAAGAAGCAGTCGTGCGAGGGCACGTGGGAG GACGTGCTGCAGCTGGGCGCTGAGCCGTGCACAGAGCTGTACTACTGCCAGCTGGAAGCGCAGGCTTGCTACGTGTTCACGGAGCAGCTGGGGCGCTTTGCCCTGGTCGGGGAGTCCCTCAGCATGGCGGCCTCCAAGCGCCTCAAGCTGGTCCTGTTCGCGCCGGCCGCCTGCCCCTCGCTCGAGTACAACATCCGCGTCTACTGCCTCAGTGACACCCAGGACGTCCTCAAG gaggtgatccagctggagaagcagctgggagggcagcTGATCGGAGCCCCCCGGGTGCTGCACTTCAAGGACAGCTACCACAACCTGCGCCTCTCCATCCACGATatgcccagctccctctggaAGAGCAAGCTCCTCGCCAGCTACCAG GAGATCCCCTTCTACCACATCTGGAGCgggctgcagcccttcctgcacTGCACCTTCACCCTGGAGCGCCTGAGCACCAGCACCTGTGAGCTGGCCTGCAAGATCTGGGTCTGGCAGGTGGAGGGAGACGGGCAGAGCTTCACCGTCAACTTCAACATCGCCAAG GACACAAGGTTTTCAGACTGGCTGGTCCCCGACGAGGTGGGCACCCCGGCTCTGGTGGGCCCCAGTGCCTTCAAGATCCCCTTCCTCATCCGCCAAAAGATCATCAGCAGCCTGGACCCGCCGGGCACACGGGGAGCCGACTGGAGGACACTGGCACAAAAGCTCAACCTTGACAG CCATCTCAGCTTCTTCGCCTCGAAGgccagccccacagccatgATCCTCAACTTGTGGGAAGCACGGCACTTCCCCAATGGCAAcctctcccagctggctgcCGCCGTGGCCGAGGTCGGCAAGCAGGACAGTGCCCTCTTCTCCGAGGCTGAGTGCTGA
- the UNC5A gene encoding netrin receptor UNC5A isoform X2: protein MDGGVGEGCRTAGGRDSGEAQGHWHMAVPVWLMSQPGHVEVAEPHLPTGAQQSATVANPASGASSDLLPHFQLEPEDVYIVKNKAVSLACRATPATQIYFKCNGEWVHQGDHVTQHSTDRSTGLPVMEVRIEVTRQQVEKIFGLEEYWCQCVAWSSSGTTKSQKAFVRIAYLRKNFEQEPTAREVSIEQGIVLPCRPPEGIPPAEVEWLRNEELVDPELDANVYVTPEHSLVLRQARLADTANYTCVAKNIVARRRSASAAITVYVDGAWSEWSKWSECGAECTHWRSRECSEPAPRNGGRDCHGPELDTRNCTSELCTHAAPGAEDVALYVGLVAVAVCLVLLLLVGVLVYCRKKGGLDADVADSSILTAGFQPVSIKPSKADNPSLLTIQPDLSTTTMTYQGSLCPRQDGPAKLQLPNGHLLSPLGAGRHTLHHSSPAAEGADFVARLSTQSYFRSLPRGTNNMAYGTFNFLGGRLMIPNTGISLLIPPDAIPRGKIYEVYLTLHKQEEVRLPLAGCQTLLSPIVSCGPPGVLLTRPAILAMGHCVEASAENWSIRLKKQSCEGTWEDVLQLGAEPCTELYYCQLEAQACYVFTEQLGRFALVGESLSMAASKRLKLVLFAPAACPSLEYNIRVYCLSDTQDVLKEVIQLEKQLGGQLIGAPRVLHFKDSYHNLRLSIHDMPSSLWKSKLLASYQEIPFYHIWSGLQPFLHCTFTLERLSTSTCELACKIWVWQVEGDGQSFTVNFNIAKDTRFSDWLVPDEVGTPALVGPSAFKIPFLIRQKIISSLDPPGTRGADWRTLAQKLNLDSHLSFFASKASPTAMILNLWEARHFPNGNLSQLAAAVAEVGKQDSALFSEAEC, encoded by the exons GCTGATGTCCCAGCCAGGGCACGTGGAGGTGGCCGAGCCCCATCTCCCCACAGGTGCTCAGCAAAGCGCGACCGTGGCCAACCCGGCATCTGGCGCATCCTCGGACCTGCTGCCGCACTTCCAGCTGGAACCAGAGGATGTCTACATTGTGAAGAACAAGGCAGTGAGCCTGGCCTGccgtgccacccctgccacgcAGATCTACTTCAAGTGCAATGGCGAGTGGGTGCACCAAGGTGACCACGTTACGCAGCACAGCACCGACCGCAGCACCG ggctgccagTGATGGAAGTGCGCATCGAGGTCACCCGTCAGCAAGTGGAGAAGATCTTTGGGCTGGAGGAGTACTGGTGCCAGTGCGTGGCCTGGAGCTCCTCCGGCACCACCAAGAGCCAGAAGGCCTTCGTGCGTATCGCCT ATCTGCGCAAGAACTTCGAGCAGGAGCCAACAGCCAGGGAGGTCTCCATTGAGCAGGGCATCGTGCTGCCATGCCGCCCTCCCGAGGGCATCCCCCCCGCCGAG GTGGAGTGGCTGCGCAACGAGGAGCTGGTGGACCCGGAACTGGATGCCAACGTCTACGTGACGCCAGagcacagcctggtgctgcGTCAGGCCCGCCTGGCCGACACTGCCAACTACACCTGCGTGGCTAAAAACATCGTGGCCCGGCGCCGCAGCGCCTCTGCTGCCATCACTGTCTACG tggaCGGAGCCTGGTCGGAGTGGAGCAAATGGTCGGAGTGCGGGGCCGAATGCACCCACTGGCGCAGCCGCGAGTGCTCGGAGCCGGCACCACGCAACGGAGGCCGGGATTGTCACGGCCCCGAGCTGGACACCCGCAACTGCACCTCTGAGCTCTGCACCCACG CTGCCCCCGGCGCGGAGGACGTAGCACTGTACGTGGGGCTGGTGGCCGTGGCCgtgtgcctggtgctgctgctgctggtgggggtGCTGGTGTACTGCCGCAAGAAGGGGGGCCTGGACGCTGATGTGGCTGATTCCTCCATCCTCACCGCCGGCTTCCAGCCCGTCAGCATCAAACCCAGCAAGGCTG acaacCCCAGCCTGCTCACCATCCAGCCAGACCTCAGCACCACCACCATGACCTACCAGGGCTCGCTCTGCCCACGCCAGGACGGCCCTGCCAAGCTCCAGCTGCCCAACGGGCACCTGCTGAGCCCGCTGGGTGCTGGACGGCACACGCTGCACCACAGCTCGCCCGCCGCCGAGGGTGCTGACTTCGTGGCCCGGCTCTCCACACAGAGCTACTTCCGCTCCCTGCCCCGCGGCACCAACAACATGGCCTACGGCACCTTCAACTTCCTGGGGGGGCGGCTCATGATCCCCAACACAG GGATCAGCCTGCTCATCCCACCTGATGCCATCCCACGGGGGAAGATCTATGAGGTCTACCTGACCCTGCACAAGCAGGAGGAGGTGAG gctgcccctGGCTGGCTGCCAGACGCTGCTGAGCCCCATCGTCAGCTGTGGCCCCCCCGGGGTCCTCCTCACCCGCCCCGCCATCCTGGCCATGGGGCACTGCGTGGAAGCCAGCGCTGAGAACTGGAGCATCCGGCTGAAGAAGCAGTCGTGCGAGGGCACGTGGGAG GACGTGCTGCAGCTGGGCGCTGAGCCGTGCACAGAGCTGTACTACTGCCAGCTGGAAGCGCAGGCTTGCTACGTGTTCACGGAGCAGCTGGGGCGCTTTGCCCTGGTCGGGGAGTCCCTCAGCATGGCGGCCTCCAAGCGCCTCAAGCTGGTCCTGTTCGCGCCGGCCGCCTGCCCCTCGCTCGAGTACAACATCCGCGTCTACTGCCTCAGTGACACCCAGGACGTCCTCAAG gaggtgatccagctggagaagcagctgggagggcagcTGATCGGAGCCCCCCGGGTGCTGCACTTCAAGGACAGCTACCACAACCTGCGCCTCTCCATCCACGATatgcccagctccctctggaAGAGCAAGCTCCTCGCCAGCTACCAG GAGATCCCCTTCTACCACATCTGGAGCgggctgcagcccttcctgcacTGCACCTTCACCCTGGAGCGCCTGAGCACCAGCACCTGTGAGCTGGCCTGCAAGATCTGGGTCTGGCAGGTGGAGGGAGACGGGCAGAGCTTCACCGTCAACTTCAACATCGCCAAG GACACAAGGTTTTCAGACTGGCTGGTCCCCGACGAGGTGGGCACCCCGGCTCTGGTGGGCCCCAGTGCCTTCAAGATCCCCTTCCTCATCCGCCAAAAGATCATCAGCAGCCTGGACCCGCCGGGCACACGGGGAGCCGACTGGAGGACACTGGCACAAAAGCTCAACCTTGACAG CCATCTCAGCTTCTTCGCCTCGAAGgccagccccacagccatgATCCTCAACTTGTGGGAAGCACGGCACTTCCCCAATGGCAAcctctcccagctggctgcCGCCGTGGCCGAGGTCGGCAAGCAGGACAGTGCCCTCTTCTCCGAGGCTGAGTGCTGA